The following coding sequences lie in one Arthrobacter sp. SLBN-122 genomic window:
- a CDS encoding DUF3311 domain-containing protein, with translation MSHADGSGYSPNGDAFPEESRLTRDTAIRGPARPAPYIGAAVLLGAAILFPLMPQLYSFDAPRLAGMPFFYWYQLLWVPISAILTGTAYWLVTREDRRRRAEVRAGGPPRAGTASADTGLGGDRP, from the coding sequence ATGTCCCATGCAGATGGTTCCGGCTACAGCCCGAACGGCGATGCATTTCCGGAGGAATCGCGCCTGACCCGCGATACCGCCATCCGGGGCCCGGCAAGGCCCGCTCCCTATATCGGCGCCGCCGTCCTGCTGGGCGCCGCCATCCTCTTCCCGCTCATGCCGCAGCTGTATTCCTTTGATGCGCCCAGGCTGGCCGGGATGCCCTTCTTCTACTGGTACCAATTGCTCTGGGTGCCGATTTCGGCGATCTTGACCGGCACAGCCTACTGGCTGGTGACCAGGGAAGACCGACGACGGCGGGCCGAGGTACGTGCCGGTGGCCCACCCCGGGCAGGCACCGCCTCAGCCGACACAGGGTTGGGAGGGGACCGGCCATGA
- the rsfS gene encoding ribosome silencing factor codes for MTATESSIAIARTAAKAAADKIAQDIVAMDVSERLALADVFLIASAPSERQVNAIVDGIEEELAKQDLRPVRREGRSGGRWVLLDYADVVIHVQHEEDRVFYALERLWKDCPVVDLQLGDDASAKAGAIADTE; via the coding sequence GTGACTGCAACAGAATCGTCCATCGCCATAGCCCGTACGGCCGCCAAGGCCGCTGCCGACAAGATTGCGCAGGACATCGTCGCCATGGACGTGAGCGAACGACTGGCCCTGGCCGACGTCTTCCTCATCGCTTCCGCGCCCAGCGAACGCCAGGTCAACGCGATCGTTGACGGTATCGAGGAAGAACTCGCCAAACAGGACCTGCGCCCGGTGCGCCGCGAGGGCCGCTCCGGCGGCCGGTGGGTCCTGCTGGATTATGCTGACGTTGTCATCCACGTCCAGCATGAGGAGGATCGCGTGTTCTACGCCCTGGAGCGGCTCTGGAAGGACTGCCCCGTGGTGGACCTGCAGCTTGGGGACGACGCATCCGCCAAAGCCGGCGCAATCGCCGACACCGAGTAG
- the nadD gene encoding nicotinate-nucleotide adenylyltransferase gives MGGTFDPIHHGHLVAASEVAAEFDLDEVVFVPTGQPWQKSHKQVSEPEHRYLMTVIATASNPRFTVSRVDVDRPGPTYTIDTLRDLRAQRPDADLFFITGADALAQILSWKDIDELWSLAHFVGVTRPGHVLDGMGRDDVSLLEVPAMAISSSDCRARVAANNPVWYLVPDGVVQYIAKYGLYSDPPATTDEPASKAREPASTE, from the coding sequence ATGGGCGGAACATTCGATCCCATCCACCACGGCCACCTTGTCGCAGCCAGCGAAGTCGCGGCGGAGTTCGACCTCGACGAGGTGGTCTTCGTCCCCACCGGGCAGCCATGGCAAAAGTCCCATAAACAGGTCAGTGAGCCCGAGCACCGCTACCTGATGACCGTCATCGCCACGGCGTCCAATCCGCGCTTCACCGTCAGCCGCGTGGACGTTGACCGTCCGGGTCCCACCTACACCATCGACACGCTCCGCGACCTCCGGGCCCAGCGCCCCGACGCCGACCTTTTCTTCATCACCGGCGCGGACGCCCTGGCCCAGATTTTGTCCTGGAAGGACATTGACGAACTGTGGTCGCTGGCCCACTTCGTGGGCGTGACGCGACCCGGACACGTCCTTGACGGCATGGGACGCGACGACGTCAGCCTCCTGGAAGTTCCGGCCATGGCCATTTCGTCCAGCGACTGCCGTGCCCGCGTGGCGGCGAACAACCCGGTCTGGTACCTGGTCCCGGACGGGGTGGTCCAGTACATCGCCAAGTACGGCCTGTATTCGGACCCGCCCGCAACCACGGATGAACCAGCTTCCAAAGCACGCGAACCAGCCAGTACTGAATGA
- a CDS encoding glutamate-5-semialdehyde dehydrogenase, translating to MTEALIHAAETTGTTAAQAQPGPAAEPGSAGAPLSAAEVEAAVHAIADRSRHAARRMATANRAWKDRALRAVGAALQESAQAILTANAMDVDKGKSNGTSKALLDRLTLTETRISGLVAALENLANLPDPVGNVVRGQTLPNGLRLRQVNVPMGVVAAIYEARPNVTVDIAGLALKSGNAVILRGGSAAEATNQVLVRVLREALESVGLPADAVQTVDQFGRAGANVLMKARGRVDVLIPRGGRDLIQTVVTNSAVPVIETGEGNVHIFIDESADENMAVEILLNAKTQRPSVCNTVETLLVHSGSTVLPSVAAALRAAGVRLHVDERISAALPGIETQPATDVDWGTEYMDLDLAVAMVDSLDEAVQHIRAWSTGHTEAILTNSLANAERFIAEVDSAAVIVNASTRFTDGGELGLGAEVGISTQKLHARGPMGLTELTTTKWIVQGEGQVRG from the coding sequence ATGACTGAAGCCCTGATCCATGCTGCTGAAACCACCGGAACCACTGCTGCGCAGGCGCAGCCGGGTCCCGCGGCAGAACCGGGATCAGCTGGGGCGCCGCTTTCCGCTGCAGAAGTTGAAGCGGCTGTCCACGCCATCGCTGACCGGTCCCGCCACGCCGCCCGCCGGATGGCCACCGCCAACCGGGCCTGGAAGGACCGTGCCCTCCGCGCCGTCGGAGCCGCTCTGCAGGAGAGTGCCCAGGCCATCCTCACGGCCAACGCCATGGACGTGGACAAGGGCAAGTCCAACGGCACATCCAAGGCGCTCCTGGACCGCCTCACGCTTACCGAAACACGCATTTCCGGGCTGGTGGCCGCCCTTGAAAACCTGGCCAACCTCCCGGATCCTGTGGGCAACGTAGTCCGCGGCCAGACCCTTCCCAACGGGCTCCGCCTCCGCCAGGTCAACGTGCCCATGGGCGTCGTGGCAGCCATCTACGAGGCAAGGCCCAACGTCACGGTTGACATCGCGGGGCTGGCGCTCAAGAGCGGCAACGCCGTCATCCTGCGCGGCGGCAGTGCCGCCGAGGCCACCAACCAGGTCCTGGTGCGGGTGCTGCGCGAAGCGCTCGAGTCCGTTGGCCTGCCCGCTGATGCTGTCCAGACCGTGGACCAGTTCGGCCGCGCCGGAGCCAACGTGCTGATGAAGGCCCGGGGCCGGGTGGACGTGCTGATTCCCCGCGGCGGCCGGGACCTGATCCAGACCGTGGTCACCAACTCCGCGGTGCCCGTCATCGAGACGGGGGAGGGGAACGTCCACATCTTCATCGACGAGTCCGCTGACGAAAACATGGCCGTGGAGATCCTGCTCAACGCCAAAACCCAGCGCCCCAGTGTCTGCAACACGGTGGAGACACTGCTGGTCCACTCGGGCTCTACGGTCCTGCCCTCCGTCGCCGCCGCCCTGCGCGCCGCCGGCGTCCGCCTGCACGTCGACGAACGCATCAGCGCCGCACTGCCCGGGATCGAGACCCAGCCGGCCACGGATGTGGACTGGGGAACCGAATACATGGACCTGGACCTCGCCGTGGCCATGGTGGACAGCCTCGACGAAGCCGTCCAGCACATCCGTGCCTGGTCCACCGGCCACACCGAAGCCATCCTCACCAACAGCCTTGCCAATGCCGAACGGTTCATCGCGGAGGTGGATTCCGCGGCGGTGATCGTCAACGCTTCCACGCGGTTTACCGACGGCGGGGAACTCGGCCTTGGTGCCGAGGTGGGCATTTCCACCCAGAAGCTGCACGCCCGCGGCCCCATGGGCCTGACCGAGCTCACCACCACCAAGTGGATCGTCCAGGGCGAAGGCCAGGTCCGCGGGTAG
- the proB gene encoding glutamate 5-kinase has product MTSRGMAAEPAERASDRSALAGARRIVVKVGSSSLTSIKGGISEESLTALADALAAKRNAGAEIILVSSGAIAAGLAPLGLAKRPRDLATQQAAASVGQGLLMARYTQAFGAHGVTVSQVLLTAEDLMRRSQHTNALRAMDRLLNLGVVPVVNENDTVATHEIRFGDNDRLAALVAHLVRADALVLLSDVDSLYDGPPAQGARRIPLVTGAHDLEGVSIGKAGKAGVGTGGMMTKVEAASMAAGSGIHALVTSTANAAAALNGEDVGTWFSVNGSRKPVRLLWLAHVASVQGRLVLDEGAVRAVRHHRTSLLPAGISAVHGDFEAGDAVELAGADGTVVARGLVNYSSEELPRMLGRSTRELGEEMGSGYDREVVHVDDLVLV; this is encoded by the coding sequence ATGACCTCTAGGGGCATGGCCGCGGAACCCGCTGAACGCGCCTCCGACAGGAGCGCCCTGGCGGGTGCCCGCCGGATCGTCGTGAAGGTGGGGTCCTCCTCGCTCACCAGTATCAAGGGCGGCATTTCGGAGGAATCCCTGACCGCCCTGGCCGACGCGCTGGCGGCCAAACGCAACGCCGGTGCCGAAATCATCCTGGTGTCCTCCGGCGCCATCGCCGCCGGACTGGCCCCGCTGGGGCTGGCCAAGAGGCCCCGCGACCTTGCCACCCAGCAGGCGGCAGCCAGCGTAGGCCAGGGACTGCTGATGGCCCGGTACACGCAGGCCTTCGGTGCTCACGGCGTCACCGTCAGCCAGGTCCTGCTCACGGCCGAGGACCTGATGCGCCGCAGCCAGCACACCAACGCCCTCCGCGCCATGGACCGGCTGCTGAACCTGGGCGTGGTCCCCGTCGTCAACGAGAACGACACCGTGGCCACCCACGAAATCCGCTTTGGTGACAACGACCGGCTTGCGGCACTGGTGGCGCACCTGGTGCGCGCCGATGCACTGGTGCTGCTGTCCGACGTCGACTCCCTGTATGACGGGCCGCCCGCCCAGGGTGCCCGGCGCATCCCCCTGGTCACCGGCGCGCACGACCTCGAAGGGGTTTCCATCGGCAAAGCCGGCAAGGCCGGTGTGGGCACCGGGGGAATGATGACCAAAGTGGAAGCTGCCAGCATGGCGGCCGGTTCGGGCATCCATGCGCTGGTGACCTCCACGGCCAACGCCGCCGCGGCCTTGAACGGCGAGGACGTGGGCACGTGGTTCTCGGTCAACGGTTCCCGCAAGCCCGTCCGCCTCCTGTGGCTTGCCCACGTTGCCTCCGTGCAGGGCCGCCTTGTCCTGGACGAAGGGGCGGTGCGCGCCGTACGGCACCACCGCACCTCCCTGCTGCCGGCGGGCATTTCCGCCGTCCATGGGGACTTTGAAGCGGGCGACGCCGTGGAGCTGGCAGGGGCCGACGGCACCGTCGTGGCCCGCGGCCTGGTGAACTACTCGTCGGAGGAGCTGCCCCGCATGCTGGGGCGTTCCACGCGGGAGCTGGGCGAGGAAATGGGAAGCGGCTATGACCGCGAAGTTGTTCATGTTGACGACCTGGTGCTGGTCTGA